The Maylandia zebra isolate NMK-2024a linkage group LG7, Mzebra_GT3a, whole genome shotgun sequence genome contains a region encoding:
- the hexa gene encoding beta-hexosaminidase subunit alpha isoform X2 has product MSVVTSGRYTFPSYNLVFFIFLQLGLHSVEGVWPLPQSITSSPERYPLNPQAFYFTYGSQSAAQEGCSVLDEAFKRYFSLIFPDYSSGYGFLRFSVDKPFTVQVSVGRDDCDSYPDEDSSEQYTLSVSAGQASLKAETVWGALRGLETFSQLVYQEDFGSYYVNKTEIKDFPRFQFRGILLDTSRHYLPVQAILKTLDAMAFSKFNVFHWHIVDDPSFPYQSRTFPDLSAKGAFHPMTHIYTQSDVGRVISFARMRGIRVLPEFDSPGHTQSWGKGQSDLLTPCYSGSSPSGTFGPVNPILPSTYKFMATLFKEVSSVFPDSYIHLGGDEVNFSCWKSNPDVRAFMLKMGFGADFTKLEAYYMENIVNITVALNRTSIVWQDVFDYHERRTSLSVVEVWREGCYLCEVRRVVKAGLRVILASPWYLDQPGPTHNWARYYTVWPLAFKGTEEQKKLVIGGEVCMWGEYVDATNLTPRLWPRASAAAERLWSDEKQTSDVDKAFPRLQDFRCELLRRGIQAEPLFVGHCKHEYQGV; this is encoded by the exons ATGTCTGTAGTAACGTCTGGACGATACACTTTTCCCAGCTATAATttggtgttttttattttcctccagCTTGGGCTGCACTCAGTTGAGGGAGTATGGCCTTTACCGCAATCTATTACCTCCTCACCGGAGCGATACCCTCTGAATCCCCAGGCTTTCTACTTTACTTACGGAAGTCAATCAGCTGCACAGGAGGGCTGCTCTGTTCTGGATGAAGCATTTAAGAGAtacttttctcttatttttccaGACTACTCATCTG GTTACGGTTTTCTGCGATTCAGTGTGGATAAACCATTTACTGTCCAAGTAAGTGTCGGCCGCGATGATTGCGACAGCTACCCAGATGAAGACTCTTCTGAGCAAT ACACTCTGAGCGTCTCTGCTGGACAAGCATCTCTGAAGGCAGAAACTGTGTGGGGTGCTCTAAGAG GTCTGGAAACCTTCAGTCAGTTGGTTTATCAAGAGGATTTTGGCTCA tatTATGTGAACAAGACTGAGATTAAAGACTTCCCCCGCTTTCAGTTCAGAGGGATTTTATTGGACACTTCACGTCATTATTTACCAGTGCAGGCCATTTTAAAAACCCTG GATGCGATGGCCTTCAGTAAGTTCAATGTGTTTCATTGGCACATTGTCGATGACCCCTCCTTCCCTTATCAGAGCCGCACCTTTCCGGACCTGTCTGCTAAG GGGGCTTTCCATCCGATGACTCACATCTACACGCAGTCAGATGTAGGAAGGGTGATCTCATTTGCCAGAATGCGGGGAATAAGAGTCCTTCCTGAGTTTGATTCACCAGGCCACACTCAGTCTTGGGGAAAAG GCCAGTCTGACCTGTTGACTCCCTGCTACAGTGGGAGCAGCCCTTCTGGTACTTTTGGTCCTGTTAATCCAATATTGCCCTCCACGTACAAGTTCATGGCAACACTATTTAAGGAAGTGTCTTCGGTGTTTCCTGATTCCTATATCCACTTAGGAGGAGATGAGGTTAACTTTTCCTGCTG gaaATCCAACCCTGATGTCCGAGCATTCATGCTGAAAATGGGATTTGGAGCAGACTTCACCAAACTGGAAGCTTACTACATGGAGAA cattgtGAACATCACTGTAGCTCTCAACAGAACATCCATTGTGTGGCAGGATGTTTTTGACTATCATGAACGA CGCACTTCTCTATCAGTGGTGGAGGTATGGAGAGAGGGCTGTTACCTGTGTGAAGTACGCAGGGTGGTTAAAGCAGGGCTCAGGGTAATTCTAGCCTCTCCATGGTATCTGGACCAGCCCGGACCTACACACAACTGGGCCCGCTACTACACTGTGTGGCCCCTCGCCTTCAAGG GTACCGAGGAACAGAAGAAGCTGGTGATAGGGGGTGAAGTTTGCATGTGGGGGGAATATGTAGATGCCACTAATCTGACCCCACGTCTTTG GCCAAGGGCAAGTGCTGCCGCAGAGAGACTGTGGAGCGATGAGAAGCAGACCTCTGACGTGGACAAGGCGTTTCCTCGATTGCAGGACTTTCGTTGCGAACTCCTGAG GCGGGGTATCCAGGCAGAGCCTCTCTTTGTTGGACACTGCAAACACGAGTACCAAGGTGTTTGA
- the hexa gene encoding beta-hexosaminidase subunit alpha isoform X1: MSVVTSGRYTFPSYNLVFFIFLQLGLHSVEGVWPLPQSITSSPERYPLNPQAFYFTYGSQSAAQEGCSVLDEAFKRYFSLIFPDYSSGYGFLRFSVDKPFTVQVSVGRDDCDSYPDEDSSEQYTLSVSAGQASLKAETVWGALRGLETFSQLVYQEDFGSYYVNKTEIKDFPRFQFRGILLDTSRHYLPVQAILKTLDAMAFSKFNVFHWHIVDDPSFPYQSRTFPDLSAKGAFHPMTHIYTQSDVGRVISFARMRGIRVLPEFDSPGHTQSWGKGQSDLLTPCYSGSSPSGTFGPVNPILPSTYKFMATLFKEVSSVFPDSYIHLGGDEVNFSCWKSNPDVRAFMLKMGFGADFTKLEAYYMENIVNITVALNRTSIVWQDVFDYHERIPKDTVLHIWKGLPASYAAELSAITKAGYRVLLAAPWYINHISYGQDWRNYYTVQPLNFSGTEEQKKLVIGGEVCMWGEYVDATNLTPRLWPRASAAAERLWSDEKQTSDVDKAFPRLQDFRCELLRRGIQAEPLFVGHCKHEYQGV; this comes from the exons ATGTCTGTAGTAACGTCTGGACGATACACTTTTCCCAGCTATAATttggtgttttttattttcctccagCTTGGGCTGCACTCAGTTGAGGGAGTATGGCCTTTACCGCAATCTATTACCTCCTCACCGGAGCGATACCCTCTGAATCCCCAGGCTTTCTACTTTACTTACGGAAGTCAATCAGCTGCACAGGAGGGCTGCTCTGTTCTGGATGAAGCATTTAAGAGAtacttttctcttatttttccaGACTACTCATCTG GTTACGGTTTTCTGCGATTCAGTGTGGATAAACCATTTACTGTCCAAGTAAGTGTCGGCCGCGATGATTGCGACAGCTACCCAGATGAAGACTCTTCTGAGCAAT ACACTCTGAGCGTCTCTGCTGGACAAGCATCTCTGAAGGCAGAAACTGTGTGGGGTGCTCTAAGAG GTCTGGAAACCTTCAGTCAGTTGGTTTATCAAGAGGATTTTGGCTCA tatTATGTGAACAAGACTGAGATTAAAGACTTCCCCCGCTTTCAGTTCAGAGGGATTTTATTGGACACTTCACGTCATTATTTACCAGTGCAGGCCATTTTAAAAACCCTG GATGCGATGGCCTTCAGTAAGTTCAATGTGTTTCATTGGCACATTGTCGATGACCCCTCCTTCCCTTATCAGAGCCGCACCTTTCCGGACCTGTCTGCTAAG GGGGCTTTCCATCCGATGACTCACATCTACACGCAGTCAGATGTAGGAAGGGTGATCTCATTTGCCAGAATGCGGGGAATAAGAGTCCTTCCTGAGTTTGATTCACCAGGCCACACTCAGTCTTGGGGAAAAG GCCAGTCTGACCTGTTGACTCCCTGCTACAGTGGGAGCAGCCCTTCTGGTACTTTTGGTCCTGTTAATCCAATATTGCCCTCCACGTACAAGTTCATGGCAACACTATTTAAGGAAGTGTCTTCGGTGTTTCCTGATTCCTATATCCACTTAGGAGGAGATGAGGTTAACTTTTCCTGCTG gaaATCCAACCCTGATGTCCGAGCATTCATGCTGAAAATGGGATTTGGAGCAGACTTCACCAAACTGGAAGCTTACTACATGGAGAA cattgtGAACATCACTGTAGCTCTCAACAGAACATCCATTGTGTGGCAGGATGTTTTTGACTATCATGAACGA ATTCCTAAGGACACAGTGCTGCACATCTGGAAGGGCCTCCCCGCTTCTTATGCGGCAGAACTCAGCGCTATCACCAAAGCTGGCTACAGGGTCCTGCTCGCTGCACCTTGGTACATCAACCACATTTCCTATGGCCAGGACTGGCGCAACTACTATACCGTGCAGCCTCTGAACTTTTCTG GTACCGAGGAACAGAAGAAGCTGGTGATAGGGGGTGAAGTTTGCATGTGGGGGGAATATGTAGATGCCACTAATCTGACCCCACGTCTTTG GCCAAGGGCAAGTGCTGCCGCAGAGAGACTGTGGAGCGATGAGAAGCAGACCTCTGACGTGGACAAGGCGTTTCCTCGATTGCAGGACTTTCGTTGCGAACTCCTGAG GCGGGGTATCCAGGCAGAGCCTCTCTTTGTTGGACACTGCAAACACGAGTACCAAGGTGTTTGA